GTCATTCGATCGGCTGCCGGTATCAAGAGCGTTTCCCGGCGAAACGGGCCGGGAATACATGACGAAATTCTAACGGTATTGGAATTGCCCGTCGAATCTCCATTGTGCTGGTGGTCGTCACCCCACTGTGGATTCGCGGCCGCTCTGCGGCTCCGGCTACCGGTGCACGGGAGTTCGGCGAAGGGTCCGTGGTGGACGTCCTCGACCGGCGCGACCGGGCAGCGGCAGTGAGGCCGCCGCGCAGGTGTGCCCGGCCCTGGTCGAGCCCGGCCACTGCGGGGGACCGGCTACGCGCGGCGCCGCCGGCGGGGTCTCGCCGTGCTGCCCCGCAGCAGCACCTCGCCGGGCAGGCGGCGCACCCGGCCCCGGCTCGCGCTGCCCGGGTCCAGCGCCAGCTCGAGCGCCTCCGCACCGAGTCGTTCCAGCGGCAACGCCACCGTGGACAGCGGCGGCGCCAGGTCCCGCACCAGCGGCAGGTCGTCGAACCCGGTGACCGACACGTCGTCCGGCACCGAGAGCCCCGCTTCGCGCAGGGCGCTGACCACCCCGAGCGCCATCACGTCCGACGCGGTCAGCACGCACGTCGCCCGGTGCCGGGCCGCCAGCAACGCGCCCGCTGCCGCGTAGCCGCCGTCCCGGTCGAACGAACTTGTGAACACGTCCCGTTCGGACAGTTCGATCCCCGCCGCCGCCAGCCCTTCCCGGAACCCGGTGACCCGGTCCGCCACTGTGGTCAGCCGCTCCGGCCCGGTCACCACCGCGAAGCGGCGGTGCCCCAGCCGGTGCATCGCCTCCGCCATCGCCCGTGCGCCGCCGCGGTTGTCCGGCGCGACGGTGTCCGCCTTGAGCGACCGGTGGCGCGTCACCACCGCAACCCGCCCGCCGCCACGCCGGTACGGGTCCAGCTCGGCGGCCATCCGCCGCTCCCACGCCCGGTCCTCGAACGCCGACCCGGTCAGCAGGATCGCCGTCGCGCGCTGCGCCCGTAGCGCCGACACGCAGGCCAGCTCCCGATCCGGATCGGCGAACGTGCCGGCGAGCATCACCAGCAGCCCGTGGCTGTCGGCCACTCGCATCACCCCGCGCGTGATCGCCGCGAAGTACGGGTCGCTGATGTCGTGGCAGATCACGCCCACCGTCCGGCGCGAACCGCCGGCGAGCGCCTGCGCGTGCGCGTTCGGTGTGTACGCCAGCTCCGCGGCGGCCGACAGGACCCGCTCGCGCAGGTCGTCGCGCACCCGGGTGGTGCCGTTGAGCGCACGCGACGCTGTCGCGAGCGAGACCTCGGCGGTCCTCGCCACGTCCTCGAGCGTCACGTGCTGCCGGTCGCTCATCGTCCCTCCCCGCGGTCGACGTTGCGCCGAATTCTAGGTTGGTTTCCGGATTTTGCCTGGTCACGACCACCCGAGCGAGTGGGTGTCACTGTTCGCCCCGGCGGAAATACCAGCGTGGCTCACGGTGTTGCGCATTGGCGGAGAACCCTGTCCCCGCGAAAGGACCCGCGCATGCTCTACGGTGACGAACACGTCCGCCGGTACGAGGAGACCGATGGTGAAGTCGGTCACGACTGGGAGAACGGCGCCCCGACGCTGATCCTCACCACCCGGGGCCGCAAGACCGGTCAGGAGCGCAAGTTCGCCCTCATCTACCAGGAGCACGAAGGCGCTTACGCGTTGGTCGCGTCCAATGGCGGCGCGCCCCGGCACCCGGGCTGGTACCTCAACCTGCAGGCCCACCCCGAGGTCAAGGTGCAGGTCAAGGCCGACAAGTTCACCGCCAGGGCGCGCACCGCGACGGACGCCGAGCGCGAGGCGCTCTGGCCGAAGATGACCGCGGTGTGGCCGGCCTACGACGAGTACCAGACGAAGACCGACCGCAAGATCCCCGTCGTGGTGCTCGAGCGCGTCTGATCCGGGGCCGGTCGTGGGTCCGAGCACCCACGACCCGCCCGTCCCCGAAGGCATAGGGTGGCGGGTATGAGTGCGCATTTCGACGTTGTGGTGCTGGGCGCCGGGCCCGGCGGGTATGTCGCGGCGATCCGGGCTTCGCAGCTCGGCCTGAAGACGGCGATCGTCGAGGAGAAGTACTGGGGCGGCGTGTGCCTGAACGTCGGGTGCATCCCGTCGAAGGCGCTGCTGCGCAACGCGGAGCTGGCCCACCTGGTCACCCAGGAGGCGAAGACCTTCGGCATCAGCTCGGACGGGCCGATTACCTTCGACTACGGCGCCGCGTTCGACCGCAGCCGCTCGGTCGCCGACGGCCGCGTCAAGGGCGTGCACTTCCTGATGAAGAAGAACAAGATCCAGGAGTTCACCGGGCGCGGCACGTTCACCGACGCGCACACCATCGAGGTCGCCGGGGAGAACGGCACCGAGACCGTCACCTTCGACCACTGCATCATCGCCGCCGGCGCCACCACCAAGCTGCTGCCGGGCACGCAGCTGTCCGAACGCGTGGTGACCTACGAGGAGCAGATCCTCTCCCGCGAGCTGCCGGGCAGCATCATCATCGCGGGCGCCGGCGCGATCGGCGTCGAGTTCGCCTACGTGATGCACAACTACGGCGTCGACGTCACGATCGTCGAGTTCCTGGACCGCATGGTGCCGCTGGAGGACGCCGAGGTGTCCAAGGAGCTGGCCAAGCGCTACAAGAAGCTCGGCATCAAGGTCCTGACCGGCACGAAGGTCGAGAGCATCGACGACAGCGGCGCCAAGGTCAAGGTCACCGTCTCCAGCAACGGCAGCCAGCAGACCCTGGAAGCCGACAAGGTGCTGCAGGCGATCGGTTTCCAGCCCCGGGTCGAGGGCTACGGCCTGGAGAACACCGGGGTGGAGCTGACCGAGCGGCGCGCCATCGCGGTCGACGGCCGGTGCCGGACCAGCGTGCCGCACATCTTCGCGATCGGCGACGTCACCGCGAAGCTGATGCTGGCCCACGCGGCCGAGTCGATGGGCATCGTGGCGGCCGAGACGATCGGTGGCGTGGAGACCATGGAGCTCGACTACCGGATGATCCCGCGCGCCACGTACTGCCAGCCGCAGGTCGCCAGCTTCGGGCTGACCGAGGAGCAGGCGCGCGAAGAGGGCTACGACGTCCAGGTCGCCAAGTTCCCGTTCACGGCCAACGGCAAGGCCCACGGTCTCGCCGACCCGGGCGGGTTCGTCAAGATCCTGTCCGACGCCAAGTACGGCGAGCTGCTCGGCGCGCACCTGATCGGTCCGGACGTCACCGAGCTGCTGCCGGAGCTCACGCTGGCGCAGCAATGGGACCTGACCGTGCACGAGGTGGCACGCAACGTGCATGCGCACCCGACGCTCGGCGAGGCGGTCAAGGAGGCCATCCACGGTCTCGCCGGTCACATGATCAATTTCTGATTGACCTCCAGTTAACTGGAGGTGCCATCCTCGTTCTCACAGGTCGAGATCGAGGAGGTACCTCCATGAAGGCGGCGGCGTTCACCGAGCCCGGTGGCCCCGAAGTGTTGCGCACGATGGACCTCCCGGACCCCCAGGCGGGTCCGGGACAGGTCCGGGTCCGCGTGCGCGCGGCAGGCGTCCAGCCGTTCGACGCCGCGGTCCGGGCCGGCTGGGCACCACCCACTGCCACGGACTTGAGCTGGCCCCGGGTACCGGGCAACGAGTTCGCCGGAGTGGTCGACCAGGTCGGCGACGGAGCTGGGTGGTCCGTCGGCGACGAGGTGCTCGGCTTCAACGTGCTGCGCTGCTATGCCGAGTACGTGGTGGTCGGGGCGGACCAGATCACCGCCAAGCCGGCGAACATGCCGTGGACCGTGGCGGGTGGTTTCACGGCCGGCACCCAGACCGCGTACCTGGCGTTGCGGCAGCTCGGCGTAGGTCAGGGCGACACGGTGCTGATCCACGCCGCGGCGGGCTCGGTGGGCACCGCGGCGGTCCAGCTCGCGCGCCGGTGGGGAGCGAGCGTGATCGGCACGGCGAGCGAGGCGAACCAGGAGTACGTGAGTTCACTCGGCGCCACCCCGGTGGTCTACGGCGAGGGGCTGGCGGACCGGGTGCGCGCGCTCGCACCCGGGGGAGTGCACGCCGTCCTGGACGGCGCGGGCGGGGACGCGCTCGACCTGTCACTCACCCTGGTGAAGGAGCGTCAGCGCGTCATCACCCTGGTGGACCACGGCCGGGCGGGGTCGCTGGGCGTTCAGCTGGTGCGGGGGGAGCGCACGCCCGAGCGGCTGGCCGAGGTGGCCGCGATGTACGCGCGGGGCGAGCTGAGCTTCCTGGTGCGGCGCACGTACGCGCTGGACGAGGCGGCCGAGGCGCACCGGGAGATCGAGACCGGCCACGGACGTGGCAAAGTCGTGCTGACGGTGTAGGTGGCGGCAGCCTCGGGAGGTTCTGCGTGGGTGGGGTCGCGGTCGTGACGGGCGCGGGGTCGGGAATCGGCCGCGAGGTGGCGCGGGAGCTGCTGCGCGCGGGCTACCGCGTGGCGCTGAGCGGCCGGCGGCCCGGTCCGCTGGAGGAAACCGCGGCCGGAGCGCCGGACGCCCTCGTCCACGCGGCGGACGTGGCCGACCCCGCCCAGGTCCAGGCCCTCTTCGAGGCGGTGGCGGACCGCTGGGGCCGGGTCGACGTGCTGTTCAACAACGCCGGCACGTTCGGCCCGGCCGGTGACCCGGACGACATCCCGGTCGAGGCGTGGCAGCAGACGGTGGCGGTCAACCTGACCGGCGCGTTCCTGTGCGCGCGGGAGGCGTTCCGGATGATGAAGCACCAGGACCCGCGCGGCGGCCGCATCATCAACAACGGCTCCATCTCGGCGCACGCGCCGCGCCCCGGAAGCGTCGCGTACACGGCGACGAAGCACGCGATCACCGGACTGACGAAGTCGCTGTCCCTGGATGGGCGCCCGTACGACATCGCGTGTGGCCAACTCGACATCGGCAACGCGGCAACGGACATGACGGCCGGCATCGCGCGCGGCGCCCGCCAAGCGGACGGCCGCGAGCTGCCCGAACCCACCTTCGACGCCAGACACGTGGCCGAAGCCGTCCGGTACATGGCGGACCTGCCACTGACCGCGAACGTGCAGTTCATGACGGTGACGGCCACGAAGATGCCGTTCATCGGCCGAGGCTGAAACGTTCCCCCGCCATCCGGCGATAGGGGAAGTGACGTTGACTAAACTGCCAGGTCAGAACAGCCGGCGGGGTCGTCGGCGCCAGGCCCTCGTAGCTCAGCCGGATAGAGCAAGAGCCTTCTAATCTCTAGGTCGCAGGTTCGAGTCCTGCCGGGGGCACATCTTGGCCGGTCAGGACCCCGACATCCGATCAAGGCCCTGACCGGCCCATGCTCAACCCTCGTTTTTCGGCGGCTCGATCGCGGGTCGCGCTACGCCGCTTGAGCAAGTCCATGACCCAGCTCGGCGGCTGGATGGTGCGCATTCCGGCGATGGTCTTGGTGTGTTCCTGGACCAGCACCCCGCGGCCGGCGACCCGGATGACCGTTCCCCCGAACGTCACGGTGCCCTGCTCGAAGTCGAGATCGTCCCAGGTGAGGGCCAGCAGCTCACGAGCCCGGACAGCACGTCCACCATGTCGACGAGGTCCCATCGGCCGGCATCCGCCGAGGCGTGGAAGACGTCGAGCACCTGGCCGATCGTCTTGTCGTTGACCAGGCGTTCCCGCCTGCGCTTCTTCTTACCCAGGCTCTCGATCCCCCGGACCGGACAATCTTGACGCGCCCCCAGCGGTCGCCGCCCGTCGGGCCGGTGAACGCGTCGGAGACCGCCGCCCCGCATTGACCGGCGAACAATCCGCTCACCTCACCTGGGTCGACCACGCCTGCGCACTGCTCGCCGAACGAGACCCCCAACTCACCATCCTCGATGTCACCGAGCTCGATCCGGTCGACACCCGCCACGCTATTCACGCCACCCTCCGTCAGATCAGCCAGACGGGCGACATCGACCTGGTCTCGTGTGCGGGGCACCACGAAACCGCTGAGCCTGTCTCCTGCGCTGAGTCCTGCCCATCCGCGCCGAGTCGAAACCGACAGTCCGAAACGATGACCACGTTGGCAAAGCCACTGCGAGCACGCCGCCCCCATCGACCTGCTCGGCGCCCTGCGCATCGCCCGTGCCGCCGGAGCCGACGCACTGGCCGCCACGACCGACCGGCAGCGCGTCGAGCGCGAGTGGCACGGCCTCACCCACGTCGCCGCCCTGGGCAGCGCACCGAAAGCGCTGTGGCTCGACCAGGACCCTGGCCCTCGGCATGACGCTGCTGCCCGGCTCCCCGATCCTCGACGTCCTCGACCCGGCGTCGGCCATCAAGTCGTTCGCCAACACCACCCGCGCTCTCCAGAGGATTCCGCTGACAGAGCCGCTGGCCAGTCTGGAGCGCGTCGACTCCATCGGCCCCTCCATCGCCCGGCTCGCCGATGTCCGGCCCGGCCAGCTCGCCGACGCCGCCGACGATTCCCAGACCCCAGAGATGCTCGCTCGCCTGCACCGCTGGGGAGAACAGCGGCGACGCCGAACTGCTCGCGCAGCCCGCTGCCCGCGTCTACTCCCGTGGCGACGCAAATCTGCTCAACTGGCTCCACGATTGGCGAGTCCACTATGTCGCGGACTTCGAGTTCAGCGGCTTCTCCGATATCGCCATCGACGCCGCCGACCACATCGAGCAGATCGGCGCCCGATTCATTCCCGACGAAGTCTGGGCCGGCGCCGAAGCCACCTCGGCGTCACGCCGGAGAACCGCGCCCGGTTCGCGGCCGCGCAGCGCACCATCGCGCTGCGCTGGCTCGCCGTGCTTTGGAAGCCGCGCACCAAGCGGGTCGAGGAGTTCACCGCGCAGTACGAGTGGGTTTGGGCCCGTGCTGGTGCGGGAGGCGGATTCGTAGAGCATCCGCAAGAGTCTTCTCCCGCAGCGGCACGCCCCGCGTCGGCACAGCCGGTCGATCCGGGAGCGCGACACGGCCTTGGTGTCCTTATTGTTGTTTCGCGCTGCCGTTCGATGGATGCCGGCCGTTCCGGCGCGGTCCAGTTCTGTTTGTCGGCGCACCAGGCCAGCCAGGAGCCGATCGCGGCGCGATTGCGCTCTCGCCGGGTTGATCCTTCTGCGGGGTGGGTGCGACGTGCTCGTTTCGCTCTATGACAAGCTGTTCGTCCGCACGCCGGTCACCTGAACGCGGCGGCGTTGCGTGCCGCCCAGTCCGCGAACGGACGCGGCGCGCGGCCCAGCATCTGTTCGATGTCGGGGCTCACCTGCTGGATCACGGCGGGTGGCGTGCCAAGCAGGTCCAGGGTGTTCTCCACGACTGGCTCGGGCATGAATCGCACCATTGCGGACTTGGCCTCGGCGCGGGTCAGTTCCACGAACTCCACCGGTTCGCCCACTGCGTCGCCGATCGCCGCGGCTTGCTCACGGGGTGAGATCGGGGCAGGCCCGGTCAGGTCGTAGATCTTGCCGACGTGGCCGGGTTTCCGCAGCACCACCGCCGCGACGTCGGCGATGTCGAGCGGGTCGACGGCCGGCAGTGCGACGTCCCCGAACGGAGCCGCAACAATTCGTTGCGTGCGCACTGAATCCGCCCACTGGAAGGCGTTGGAGCTGAAGTTGCCGGGGCGCAGCATCGTCCACTCCAGGCCCGACGCGGTCACGGCGTCCTCCAGTTCGGAGGAATGGTTGCCGCTGCTGACGCCTTGCGAGGACAGCAGAACAACGCGGCGGACGCCGGCGGCCCGCGCGACGTCCATGACCTCGCCGAGGTTGCCGCCGGAGCTCACGAAATCGCCTGAGGTCAGCAGGAACACCGCGTCGGCGCCGTCGAACGCGCCCTTAAGGTTCACCGGTTGGGCCAGATCTCCTTGCCAGACACGGACTCCCGCTGGCACGTCTGTCTCGGAGATGCGCCGCGACACCGCCGTCACTACTTCTCCCGCGGCCGCCAGCGCCTGCACCAGCGGCCGTCCGACATTTCCGGTTGCTCCCGTAATCACGATCATGCGGACGACGCTAGCAACCGTTGTATAGTAGGTACCTAGAGGAAAGTATTGGACCGGAAGGGCAATCGTGACCGAGACCACAGTGGTGCGGGACTCCGCATGCGAGATCTCGCCGGTCGTCGACATCGTGTTCAGCCGCTGGACCACGCCCATTCTGTGGGCGCTCAACAACCATGGCAGGCAGCGGTTCGTGGAGCTGGAACGGCGAATCGGCGCGATCACGCCGAAGGTGCTCACTCAGCGGTTACGGCAGCTCGAACGCGACGGCCTGATCACTCGTACCTATCACGCCGAGGTGCCACCGCGGGTCGAGTACGAGATCAGTGCGCTCGGCCGCAGCCTCGGTCCGCTGTTCGCGACGTTGTCGCGCTGGGCCACGGCGAACCTGGACCACGTCGAGCAGGCGCGTCGCGAGTACGACGAGGCCGGCCTGCCCCGGCCGTAGAACGGTTCCCCAACATCCGCCAGGTCTACCCGCCCGAACGCGAAGCCCTCGGCGTGGTCGCGCTCGGCCTCTGGGACCACCGACACGTCCAAGCCGTCCACGCCCATGCCGCGCAGGAACCGGATCTTGTCCAGCTCGCCCTTGATCCCGCCGGGCGAGTAAGTGGTGGAGCCGCGGTGCAGCTCCACCATCCGTGACACGTCACCACGAGGCACCATTCGAATCCCCGTAGCGCGCCAGAGAAACGAGAATATCGAGGTGGGGGTCCACCTGCGGTTCTGGCCCCCGCGGCGCGGGGCGGGCGCGTCACCCTTCACGTGGTCGGCGACGCGCGCTCCAGGAATCGCAGCACGGCCAGGACTCGCCGGTGATCGCCCTTCGTGCTGGCCGGGCTCGCGATGATCCCGTGGGTGTTCTACCTCTCGGTCACCCTGCCGGCCAGCGCGCGGGACGCGCACTGGTCGCTCGCCTGGGTCGGCCTGGACAGCTGCGAGGCGCTGGCGCTGTTCGCCACCGGCCGGTTCCTGCTGCGGCGGGACAACCGGTGCATGCTGACCGCGGTCGGCACCGCGGTGCTGCTGCTCGTGGACGCCTGGTTCGACGTCACCTCGGCCGCGTCCGCCGCGGACCTGGCCACTGCGATCGTCACGGCGGTCTTCGTCGAGATCCCGATCGCGCTGGTCTGCGCCGTGCTCGCCGCGCGCGTCCTGCGCACCCCGTTCCCGCGCGGCTGACCGGCCGACGCGTGTCCGTTCCGTTCGCGCCCTGTCGCGCGTCACCGAGCAGAGCTGACCGATGCCGCTCATCAGCCGTCCCCCGGGCGAGACCGTCCTCGCCGGCGGCGCTGGCCTGGGTGGATGCCCAGACCGAGCGGCTCGGGGTGGCAGTGTCGCCCACGAACGGGTCAGATGCCGAACGTCGCCACCGGCGCCGTGGTGGGCTGGGGTGAGCCGCCCGCGGGTTCGACGGTCATCGCGATCTGCCGGACTCCTCGCAGCCCGTCGAACAGCAGGGGCTCGCCGCCGAGGACGCCGATCGAGCGCGGGGTGCCGCCGACGATGGTCCACGCCTGGTAGGCCGAGCCGGGAGGTGTGGCGGGCATGCCGGATACCAGCAGCAGCCCCCGGTCCAGCCGCTGCGAGACCAGCACGCTGCCGTGCTGCCCGGGCACGGCACGCAGATCCGGCGCCGACAGCAGTTCGGCGATCGCGTTGTCGCGGGCCTGGGTCTGGGCCAGCTCGCTGCGGGCGGCCGTGAGCTGGCCGGAGGTGCGGACCGCCACCACGCCGAGCCCGGCCGCCACCGCGACGGCGACCGCCGCGGCCACCGACACGAGGCGCAGCGCGAGGCGACGACGCGGCCTGCCGGACGTGACCGGTGGGTCTTGGCGCGTCTCGGCGATCCGGGTGAGGACCTGCGACTTCAGGTCCGGCGGCGGGGGCTGCGACACGGCGAGCCCGAGGCGGGCGGTGGTGGCCCGCAGTTCGGCGACCTCCTGGGTGCACTCGGCGCATTCGGCCATGTGCCGTTCGAACCGGCGCCGCTCCACCTCGTCCAGCGCGTCCAGCGCGTACGCACCGGTGAGCAGGTGCACGTCGGGCGTGGTCATCGGGTCACCCCCAGGCAGTCCCGCAGGCGGATCAGCCCGTCCCGCAACCGCGTCTTGATCGTCCCCAGCGGACAGTCCAGCAGCTCGGCGACCTCCGGGTAGGTTTTGCCGCCGTAGTAGGCCAGCACGACGGACTCGCGCTGCAGCTCGGTCAGCGTGGACAGGCAGCGGCGCACCTGCTCACGCTCCAGCCGGGCGGTCACCGCCTCCGCAACCTCGTCGAACTCCCGCCCCGATGCCATCGCCTGCGTCTTCTGCTCGCGGTCCACGCGGGCTTGCGCCGACCGCACCCGGTCGACCGCCCGGCGGTGCGCCAGCGTCAGCGCCCAGTTCACCGCGCTGCCCCGCGCGGGATCGAAACGCGCCGCGGTCCGCCACAGCTCCACCAGTACCTCCTGCGTGACCTCCTCCGACTGGGCCACATCACGCACCACCCGGCGCACGACGCCGTACACCGGCCCCGCCACCACCTCGTACAGCTGCTCGAACGCGACCTCACTGCCCCGAGCCACCTCGACGAGCAGGTCGTCGGCGCCCAGGCCGGCGCTGCCCGGCGCAGGCGCCGGGACTGCCCGCACGGAGTCATCCATCGCCCCATCCTCTCCCGGCGGGAGTGCGCCGGACAGGTGTGATTCGCACCGCGCGGCGCCGCGGATTGGCCTGTTCAGCGGTCCGGGAAATATTTCCGCCGCCCGGGACCAATACTCCGGGCCGTGGGCTCCGAAGACCGGACATGACTGCGCGCGATCCGACCACGACGGAACCTCCGGCCCGGACGAGGCCGGGTGTGCTGGTGGCGGCCTTGTGCGGGGTGCTGGCGTTGCTGGCCGCCCTGGCGGTGGGGCATCTCGTCGCGGGGTTCATCAGCGTCAACGCCTCTCCGTACCTGGCGGTGGGCAACGGGGCGATCGATCTGACCCCGGTGGAGTTGAAGGACTTCGCCGTTCGCACGTTCGGCACGCACGACAAGCTGGTGCTGCTGTCCGGTATGGCGGTGGTGTCGGTGGGGACCGCCGCGCTGGCCGGGCTCGCGTCGCGGCGTTCGCCGTGGCCCGGCACCGCCGTGGTCGCCCTGTTCGGGGTGGTGGGGATCGTCGCGGTCGCGGTCCGCCCGGACCTCGGACCGGTCGCGATCCTCGCCCCGCTCGCGAGCCTGGTGGCGGGGGTGGGAGTGTTCCGGCTGCTGCACCGGGCGGCGCGAACCCGGAGCGGCGGACGTGACGAGCCAGGGGCAGGCAAGTCCCGGCGATCGTTCCTGGTCACCGGCGCGGGGGTGCTGGCGGGCTCGGCGGTGGCCGGAGTGGGGGGCCAGCTCCTGGGTTCCGCCCGCGACGCCACGGCGTCCCGGGCGGCGGTGGGCCGGCTGGTGCCCGTGCGCACGGCTCCGGCGATCCCGGCCGACGCGGACTTCGCCAAGCTCGGCACCCCACCGTTCCTGACCCCCAACCGGGAGTTCTACCGGGTGGACACCGCACTGACCGTGCCGCAGGTGCGCACCGAGGACTGGTCGCTGCGCATCCACGGCATGGTGGAGGCGGAGAAGACCTACCGCTATTCCGACATCCGCAACCGGCCCCTCGTCGAGCGCACCATCACGATGACGTGCGTGTCCAACGAAGTCGGGGGACCGTACGTGTCCACGGCGAACTTCGTCGGTGTCGATCTGGCGGACCTGCTGGAGGAAGCCGGTGTGAAGCGCGGAGCGGAGCAGTTGTTGTCGTCCAGTGTGGACGGGTGGACCTCCGGGACCCCGGTGGCGGCGGTGCTGGACCGTGGTCGTGGTACGATGCTGGCGCTGGGTATGAACGGGGAACCGTTACCGCTGGAGCACGGCTTTCCCGCCCGGCTGGTGACTCCCGGCCTGTACGGGTATGTGTCGGCGACCAAGTGGGTCGTCGACCTGGAGGTCACCACGTGGGCGGCGCGGCAGGCGTACTGGCTCGAGCGCGGCTGGGGTGAGCAGGCGCCGATCAAGACCGAGTCCCGGATCGACACACCAACAGGGTTCCAGAAACTGCCCGCCGGAACGGTGCGCGTCGCGGGCGTGGCCTGGGCCCAGCACACCGGCATCGACAAGGTGGAAGTCCGGCTCGACAACGGGCCCTGGCAGCAGGCGACGCTTTCCGCACAGGTCGATGTGGACACCTGGCGTATGTGGTGGTCCGAATTGGAGGTCCGCCCTGGCTTGCATCAGGTCACCTGCCGTGCCGTCGATCGCAGTGGCTACACCCAGACTCAGGACCGTGCCGGCACCGTTCCCGACGGAGCCACCGGCTGGCACACCATCACCTTCACCGCGAAGTGAGAACCTTCGGTATTTCCCCAGTTTCCGCCAATCCGGTGCCGCACCGGCTTCGAATAGCGGATGACAGCACGGACACGGCCCTTCGCCCCCGTGACACCTTGGAATGGAGTGATTGTTGTGAAGACTGCTCGTATCGCTGGTGCCGCTCTCGTCTCCGCCGCCGCCCTCTCGCTGGCCGCGTGCGGCACCAACGACAACTCCGGCAGCGCGTCCGGGCCGCCAACAGCAGCGCGATGGCGCCCTCCGGTGCCAAGTCCGCCCCGATGACCAGCGGCGCGGGCATGGGCAACGGCGCCACCACGAACGCGGACGTTTTCGGGTCCGCGTGCGGTCAGCTGCCGCAGGGCAACGCGCCGGGCAGCCTGGACTCGATGGGCCCGGAACCCGTCGCGTCCGCGGCGTCAACCAACCCGTTGTTGACCAAGCTCGTCGCCGCGGTGAAGGCCACCAACCTGGTCGACACCCTCAACAGCCAGCAGGCCATCACCGTGTTCGCCCCGGCCGACAGCGCGTTCAACGCCCTGGGGGACGCGAAGTTCACCGAGCTCGCGCAGAACCCCAGCCAGCTCGCGCCG
The sequence above is a segment of the Amycolatopsis viridis genome. Coding sequences within it:
- a CDS encoding NADP-dependent oxidoreductase, translating into MKAAAFTEPGGPEVLRTMDLPDPQAGPGQVRVRVRAAGVQPFDAAVRAGWAPPTATDLSWPRVPGNEFAGVVDQVGDGAGWSVGDEVLGFNVLRCYAEYVVVGADQITAKPANMPWTVAGGFTAGTQTAYLALRQLGVGQGDTVLIHAAAGSVGTAAVQLARRWGASVIGTASEANQEYVSSLGATPVVYGEGLADRVRALAPGGVHAVLDGAGGDALDLSLTLVKERQRVITLVDHGRAGSLGVQLVRGERTPERLAEVAAMYARGELSFLVRRTYALDEAAEAHREIETGHGRGKVVLTV
- the lpdA gene encoding dihydrolipoyl dehydrogenase → MSAHFDVVVLGAGPGGYVAAIRASQLGLKTAIVEEKYWGGVCLNVGCIPSKALLRNAELAHLVTQEAKTFGISSDGPITFDYGAAFDRSRSVADGRVKGVHFLMKKNKIQEFTGRGTFTDAHTIEVAGENGTETVTFDHCIIAAGATTKLLPGTQLSERVVTYEEQILSRELPGSIIIAGAGAIGVEFAYVMHNYGVDVTIVEFLDRMVPLEDAEVSKELAKRYKKLGIKVLTGTKVESIDDSGAKVKVTVSSNGSQQTLEADKVLQAIGFQPRVEGYGLENTGVELTERRAIAVDGRCRTSVPHIFAIGDVTAKLMLAHAAESMGIVAAETIGGVETMELDYRMIPRATYCQPQVASFGLTEEQAREEGYDVQVAKFPFTANGKAHGLADPGGFVKILSDAKYGELLGAHLIGPDVTELLPELTLAQQWDLTVHEVARNVHAHPTLGEAVKEAIHGLAGHMINF
- a CDS encoding anti-sigma factor; translation: MTTPDVHLLTGAYALDALDEVERRRFERHMAECAECTQEVAELRATTARLGLAVSQPPPPDLKSQVLTRIAETRQDPPVTSGRPRRRLALRLVSVAAAVAVAVAAGLGVVAVRTSGQLTAARSELAQTQARDNAIAELLSAPDLRAVPGQHGSVLVSQRLDRGLLLVSGMPATPPGSAYQAWTIVGGTPRSIGVLGGEPLLFDGLRGVRQIAMTVEPAGGSPQPTTAPVATFGI
- a CDS encoding LacI family DNA-binding transcriptional regulator, coding for MSDRQHVTLEDVARTAEVSLATASRALNGTTRVRDDLRERVLSAAAELAYTPNAHAQALAGGSRRTVGVICHDISDPYFAAITRGVMRVADSHGLLVMLAGTFADPDRELACVSALRAQRATAILLTGSAFEDRAWERRMAAELDPYRRGGGRVAVVTRHRSLKADTVAPDNRGGARAMAEAMHRLGHRRFAVVTGPERLTTVADRVTGFREGLAAAGIELSERDVFTSSFDRDGGYAAAGALLAARHRATCVLTASDVMALGVVSALREAGLSVPDDVSVTGFDDLPLVRDLAPPLSTVALPLERLGAEALELALDPGSASRGRVRRLPGEVLLRGSTARPRRRRRA
- a CDS encoding NAD(P)H-binding protein, with translation MIVITGATGNVGRPLVQALAAAGEVVTAVSRRISETDVPAGVRVWQGDLAQPVNLKGAFDGADAVFLLTSGDFVSSGGNLGEVMDVARAAGVRRVVLLSSQGVSSGNHSSELEDAVTASGLEWTMLRPGNFSSNAFQWADSVRTQRIVAAPFGDVALPAVDPLDIADVAAVVLRKPGHVGKIYDLTGPAPISPREQAAAIGDAVGEPVEFVELTRAEAKSAMVRFMPEPVVENTLDLLGTPPAVIQQVSPDIEQMLGRAPRPFADWAARNAAAFR
- the sigK gene encoding ECF RNA polymerase sigma factor SigK → MDDSVRAVPAPAPGSAGLGADDLLVEVARGSEVAFEQLYEVVAGPVYGVVRRVVRDVAQSEEVTQEVLVELWRTAARFDPARGSAVNWALTLAHRRAVDRVRSAQARVDREQKTQAMASGREFDEVAEAVTARLEREQVRRCLSTLTELQRESVVLAYYGGKTYPEVAELLDCPLGTIKTRLRDGLIRLRDCLGVTR
- a CDS encoding nitroreductase family deazaflavin-dependent oxidoreductase gives rise to the protein MLYGDEHVRRYEETDGEVGHDWENGAPTLILTTRGRKTGQERKFALIYQEHEGAYALVASNGGAPRHPGWYLNLQAHPEVKVQVKADKFTARARTATDAEREALWPKMTAVWPAYDEYQTKTDRKIPVVVLERV
- a CDS encoding winged helix-turn-helix transcriptional regulator; this translates as MTETTVVRDSACEISPVVDIVFSRWTTPILWALNNHGRQRFVELERRIGAITPKVLTQRLRQLERDGLITRTYHAEVPPRVEYEISALGRSLGPLFATLSRWATANLDHVEQARREYDEAGLPRP
- a CDS encoding SDR family oxidoreductase — protein: MGGVAVVTGAGSGIGREVARELLRAGYRVALSGRRPGPLEETAAGAPDALVHAADVADPAQVQALFEAVADRWGRVDVLFNNAGTFGPAGDPDDIPVEAWQQTVAVNLTGAFLCAREAFRMMKHQDPRGGRIINNGSISAHAPRPGSVAYTATKHAITGLTKSLSLDGRPYDIACGQLDIGNAATDMTAGIARGARQADGRELPEPTFDARHVAEAVRYMADLPLTANVQFMTVTATKMPFIGRG